Proteins co-encoded in one Hyla sarda isolate aHylSar1 chromosome 4, aHylSar1.hap1, whole genome shotgun sequence genomic window:
- the LOC130267614 gene encoding E3 ubiquitin-protein ligase TRIM11-like, whose translation MASTILRDELVCSICLNIYTDPVTLRCGHNFCRVCIDQFLNTQDQSGVYSCPECRAKFQKRPALMRNITLHNVAERFKSTQPQQVEVTGIYCTYCIHSPVPAVKSCLHCEASLCDDHLKVHSKEEEHVLTDPSTSMVDRKCSVHKKVLEYYCTEDAACICVSCSLAGEHRGHQVEMLDEASEKKKKKLRNVLQKLITKREKTEERVQSLEERRRKAQEKSSGEAERVTALFIDMRRRLDDLEKKVLSEISRQEKEESLSLSALIHQLEIKKDELSRKMRHIEELCNMTDPLTVLQEPDTGDLCDPEEGGGDEDTRGHDKTHDVDDLDVTVISDTFRTLCDIISGIRIYGEGPADILLDVNTAQNNLLISDDLKTATWTNITQNRPETAERFQKHPQVMSRRRFTSGRHYWDVEINRSVWWRRVGMCYPSIDRRDQSLIGNNNKSWSLWRYYNNKYSVIHDRKDIELPHNISSNRFRICLDYGAGQLSFYELCDPIRHLHTFTTTFTEPLHAALWVEGGSIKILGGDRNWEKPS comes from the coding sequence ATGGCGTCTACTATTCTGAGAGATGAGCTGGTCTGCTCCATCTGTCTGAACATTTATACAGATCCGGTAACCCTGAGATGTGGACACAACTTCTGCCGGGTCTGTATTGATCAATTCCTGAATACACAGGACCAGTCTGGAGTTTATTCTTGTCCTGAATGTAGAGCAAAGTTTCAGAAGCGGCCGGCACTGATGAGGAACATAACTCTACATAATGTAGCAGAACGTTTCAAGTCTACTCAGCCACAACAGGTGGAGGTCACCGGGATCTACTGCACCTACTGTATTCACTCTCCTGTACCTGCTGTGAAGTCCTGTCTGCACTGTGAGGCTTCTCTGTGTGATGATCACCTGAAAGTTCACAGCAAGGAAGAAGAACATGTCCTGACTGATCCCAGCACTTCTATGGTGGACAGGAAATGTTCTGTCCATAAGAAGGTCCTGGAATATTACTGCACTGAGGACGCTGCTTGTATCTGTGTGTCCTGCAGTTTGGCCGGAGAACATCGGGGACACCAGGTGGAGATGCTGGATGAGGCCtctgagaagaagaagaagaaactgAGAAATGTTCTCCAGAAACTGATCACAAAGAGAGAGAAGACTGAGGAAAGAGTCCAGAGTCTGGAGGAACGCAGGAGAAAAGCTCAAGAGAAATCATCTGGAGAAGCGGAGAGAGTCACTGCCCTGTTTATAGACATGAGGAGACGGCTGGACGACCTGGAGAAGAAGGTCCTGAGTGAGATCTCCAGGCAGGAAAAGGAAGAGTCACTGTCACTGTCTGCTCTGATCCATCAGCTGGAAATAAAGAAGGACGAGCTGTCCAGGAAGATGAGACACATTGAGGAGCTGTGTAACATGACGGATCCACTGACTGTCTTACAGGAACCAGACACAGGTGACTTGTGTGAtcctgaggaggggggaggggatgaggaCACAAGGGGACATGATAAGACACATGATGTAGATGATCTGGATGTGACTGTGATCTCAGACACATTCCGCACATTATGTGACATAATATCAGGTATAAGGATCTATGGGGAGGGTCCTGCAGACATATTACTGGATGTAAACACGGCTCAGAATAATCTCCTTATATCAGACGACTTGAAAACTGCAACATGGACAAATATAACACAGAATCGTCCAGAAACAGCAGAGAGATTCCAGAAACATCCTCAGGTGATGAGCAGAAGGAGATTTACCTCAGGACGACATTACTGGGATGTGGAGATCAATAGATCAGTATGGTGGAGGAGGGTGGGGATGTGTTATCCCAGTATAGACAGGAGGGATCAGTCATTGATTGGAAATAATAACAAGTCCTGGAGTTTGTGgaggtattataataataagtattCAGTGATACATGACAGGAAAGATATCGAGTTACCTCACAATATCTCCAGTAATAGATTCAGGATCTGTCTGGATTATGGGGCCGGGCAGCTGTCCTTTTATGAGCTGTGTGACCCCATCAGACACTTACACACCTTCACCACCACCTTCACCGAGCCCCTTCATGCTGCATTATGGGTAGAGGGAGGTTCTATAAAGATATTAGGGGGAGACAGAAACTGGGAGAAACCATCATAA
- the LOC130267627 gene encoding aldo-keto reductase family 1 member C3-like, translating into MVLTKHSRITLNDGHKIPVVGLGTYAPQEFPKSLAEEAVKVALEVGYRHIDSAFIYGNEVEVGRAINAKIADGTVKREEVFYTSKLWSTFHSPKLVRPALERSLRDLKLDYVDLFLIHTPVEFKPGDDLQPTDENGKLIFHNTDIRDTWKAMEDCKEAGLVKSIGLSNFNHKQIELILNMPGLRYKPVCNQVECHLYLNQSKLLEFCKSHDIVLEAYGVLGSTRDVNWIDQNAPILLEDPVLNAIAKKHGRTPAQVAMRHMLQRGIVVLAKSFKAERIKENLQVFEFELSEEEIKTLNGLNQNIRYVVVSKWKDHPKFPFHEEY; encoded by the exons ATGGTGCTGACAAAACATTCAAGAATTACACTGAATGATGGGCACAAGATACCGGTGGTCGGACTGGGCACCTATGCTCCTCAAGAG TTTCCCAAGTCTCTGGCAGAAGAGGCTGTGAAAGTTGCTCTTGAGGTCGGGTATCGACACATTGACTCTGCATTCATATACGGCAATGAGGTTGAGGTCGGCCGAGCTATCAATGCGAAGATCGCGGACGGGACGGTCAAGAGAGAGGAAGTGTTCTATACTAGTAAG CTGTGGAGCACCTTTCACTCCCCGAAGTTGGTCCGTCCGGCCCTTGAGAGGTCTTTAAGAGATCTAAAGCTGGATTACGTGGATCTCTTTCTCATTCACACTCCCGTGGAGTTCAAG cctGGTGATGATCTACAGCCAACAGATGAAAACGGAAAACTGATCTTTCACAATACTGATATTCGAGATACATGGAAG gcTATGGAGGATTGTAAAGAAGCCGGGCTGGTGAAATCTATTGGCCTCTCCAACTTCAACCACAAACAAATCGAGCTCATCCTCAACATGCCGGGACTGAGATACAAACCTGTGTGCAACCAG GTGGAGTGTCACCTTTACTTGAATCAGTCAAAGCTGCTGGAGTTCTGCAAGTCACACGACATAGTCCTGGAGGCGTATGGGGTGTTGGGCTCCACTCGTGATGTGAACTG GATTGACCAGAATGCTCCAATCCTGCTGGAGGACCCTGTGCTCAATGCAATTGCAAAAAAACATGGCCGAACTCCTGCCCAAGTGGCAATGAGACACATGCTGCAGAGGGGGATAGTGGTTCTTGCTAAGAGTTTCAAGGCTGAGAGGATCAAGGAGAACCTTCAG GTTTTTGAATTCGAGTTGagtgaagaagaaataaaaaCCCTGAATGGATTGAACCAAAACATACGCTACGTTGTTGTCTCTAA ATGGAAAGATCACCCGAAGTTTCCATTCCATGAAGAATATTAA